Below is a window of Cyprinus carpio isolate SPL01 unplaced genomic scaffold, ASM1834038v1 S000006753, whole genome shotgun sequence DNA.
AGGCACTTACaacaaatatcttttaaataatgTACAAGTACTAATATATGAAAGCacagaaatgcttttatttttcctAGTAGTTTATGAgctattatattttagtattccTCAATCCAGTCATTGCATATATAGAAActgaaatcaaaacataaaaataaacaaatcttttattaatGCTTACACAGTGATAGTCCTGGTTCTTCAGCCTTCACTTAGAATCCGTGTCTAAAAGCACTAATTTGTTAGCCATAAGCTGACATACAGTAAATTTCACTCCATTTATTACACTGTAGAAGCATTTCAAGTAAACATCAGTGAAAGGTGATCAAAGCAACAGTATCTTTATACTTagaaccacacaaaaacacacaatacatttGAAGGTAgtgttccgttttttttttcgcCTTCATGGAAGGTGAGATgtctacaaaaaagaaaaagagtgagCAAGACCGTATAATCACCTAAAACAGCCAGTCTTGAAGCCAGAGTCCCAGTCTCAAATTTACAGCTTAACCCCACCTCCCACCCCCCACCATGATTCTGAATAAGTCATTTTGCACAGTACATTTGCCCTAAGGGAAAGCCTCTAAATGAcattattgaataaaatgtgGTAAGAGAGTGCTGTATTTGGGTCATGGCTGTTTGTATCAGATAACAGTAGctacatgcacacaaaaaaactCTGACACTTAGACTTCCTGAAAATCAGCAGAAAAGACATAATGTTCAAAATGATGGATTATTTGCAGGATTTTGACATTAAGGGTGCTAGAGTTTCAAGTGTAAAATACAGTACACTTTCCTTTGTGAATTCTAATGCCTTcataaatattatgcaaataaaatgttaccataaACCGATGATGTACAGAATATTACCATGATAAGACTCAATACATTTGTGCGTATAGAGTATGAATGATGATTTCTGTTGCACTCTTAGTCATTCACATATTTTCTCCAGTCCTGGCCTATTATAAAGTTCACATACAAGACCAAATCACTGTAGTATTAAGTGCATGTAGTCATTTTCATAAGATGACAGGCACCAGACAGATAAAACCCACTTAAACCAGAACTGGAGCACAGGGCAAGTTCATCACAGAGCCATAAATTGGTTGCCATTTTACAAAATGGTGAAATATTCTTGTGGAGAGCTGTACTTTTAATGTATTGTATGCTGTTTTAGCTTAAAGTTGAGGTAAGAAGgtaataaacattttacagtcaGTATTTGACTGTAATATTGAACAGATGTTGTATAGTTGTTCATATACAACAGTATTGGTCCAGTGTGTCACCAAGGCGCCAGGAGAGCCAATGATCACTTCTGCAGAAAACATGAAATCAAGGATATgagaattaaatgttaattacttttttaacatttaaagggacagtccaccaaaaacaaaaacaaaaattctgtcatcaattactgtCCCCCATTACACATCTTCAtaacacaaattataaaaaaaaacacaaaaataatttaaaggggtcatatgatgcgatttcacattttcctttctctttggagtgttacaagctcttggtgcatgaagaagatctgtaaagttgcaaagactaaagtctcaaatccaaagagatattctttattctttAAGTTAAGACTCTGCGACACcgccctaaaacagctcattcaaacacgccccacatgtctacgtcattaTGTGGAAATATatgcgtaatgccacccaaatgttcacgcaaagaaagaaggcgtggtttcagtaaccgcagttaatGTTGAAGCACgaatgtcagggagatgctgtgtgtatctaactgaaagcaaaagcactttatttggccttccgaaagtaggttcatttaggaatctttaagattacttacaacagaacagcaacgcattttatggatgaccgtttggtgaacctaggagaggaggtaattcagactttgctacgacaatctggcacttctgaatcaactactgtaagtatgttttgttattaaagtatttgctattgactgttcaaatgcatagttttgcgtgttgtgtgtgcacgtgtgtgtgtgtgtgtgtgtgagagagaaagagaaagacagggtcacacagtggagtcagctgtcttaaccgtccgtggcttgtgtattGCAAAAACaaacgagcttcatcactgtgtctgtcacgcaactctgttcccctttcggccTTGAACTTATGGTAAAACTatggacattattaactgtctttacatttattttgaaagataaagctcgcgattatggaaaggggcgttacatttccgacgagtgcttgcaattttcagccaatcacaatagAAGTCAGTGGAAACTGAAACTGTTCCCaacattctttgaaatatcttcttttttgttcagaagaagaaaggcaaacaggtttggaacaacaagagggtgagtaaatgttgacagaattgtcatttttgggtgaactttccctttaacatATTTCATGTTATGCATCTTACCTGTTTATCCCTCTGGAGGAGGGGCATGTGAAGAGTGACACTTGTTTTTCTGTGAGAGAAACAggttcattaattcttaatttgcATAAGTCAATACTGCACTCATTTAGTCACATTTAGTCATTAACCTTATGGTGCAGACGGTAGTGCAGGGCTCGGTCTGAAAGCCATGGGTGTTTCAGGGACTGGGACGCACTCATTCTCCaactgcacaaaaaataaataaataaataaatatgcatcaaagcacacaaacaacatttcagaattaaaaaaaataggatttgTCAAATTTAGCCAACTTTTGGGGACAAACAAACCTTTTGCTCTTCACAAGCAGGCGTGAGATAAAATCTTTGGCCTCCTCAGAGATGTCGGCAAATTCTGCCTCTTCAAAACTCCACTGACATGCCAGGATGTTATTTAGTGTCTCATTATCATCCTCACCCAGGAATGGAGACAAACCACTGAGCCTACACACGCAAACACAATTTTTACAAAATTCTCTCCTTTTGGAATTATTTTGATTGTTCATTAATATCTATGGACTCACAGCATGTAAGTGATGACACCTAAACTCCACATATCAGTTGGGAATGAGACAAATTCATAGTTAATGACTTCAGGAGCCAGGAACTCAGGTGTACCAAAGTTCACCCTCAACTTTTCCCTAGGTTTATATCTGAAAGGAAGATGAAGAACAAATGGGCGTGAGAGAAACAGTAGATTCATGAAGACAGGCAGAAAGAAagcaagtgtaaacacacacacagaaacaaatacTAACCTCCTTGCGAGCCCAAAGTCAATTATctttactttgtttgtttgtcgACTGACACAGAGAATGTTTTCAGGCTGTTGACAAAGTAAACACAAGGATTTCAAACTTCTTGTTCTTTTCATGGAGCTGttcaaatgcatattattaacaaGAATGTGTTTGGCACCTTTAGGTCAAGGTGTAATATGTACATCTTGTGCATGTACTGAAGCCCTTCACTGATCTGTCTGATGAACAGCACTGTGTCCAACTCGGTCAGCTTGTAGTTCTCATCTATGATCCGGTCAAACAGCTCTCCACCATCAACACTAGGGGGTACACAGGGTACACAAAATACTCATAGAAACAAAGCATGTATGAGATTTACTAAGTGAAAGATGATGTCTGTGTGAAACAATGTGTTTGTAGATGTAACTTACTACTCCATCACTAGAATGATTTCATGTCGAGATTCAAAGGCGGCGTAGAGCTGGATCAGATTGGCATGGTCCAACTGGTTCATCACTTCAATCTCACACTTCACTACCTCCTGACAACACAAATGTGCATGAAAATCAATAAttcattacaatacatttataatagtaCTGGTTTGAGGACCAGTGCtgtttttaactatatattaaactaaattaaaactatgatttttttttaataaaagtaaatctgaaataagaacatatttatttatttattatttaaatttgaacaactagaaaatttctaaaataaaacaaataaatataaaaacaattaaaatgaaaaaagcacataatcacattactaaaacgtaaactaaaattaaaactgaaaataaaaaaactaagctaattcaaaatattaatagatattataacagtatatacataatactaaaatatcactgtttaGAGTAATGTCATCTTAAAATGGACACAGGCATTTACCTTCTCTTTCTGACTCCTGGCTTTGATGATCTTGGCTGCTAATACGAGGCCAGAAGATTTCTCTACACATTTGTGCACCATGCCAAACCGTCctctattaaaatcaaaataagacaataaaaacacatttaaatcacaaaattTGAAAACTTGAAATTCCCTCATCCTTTGAATACTGCAAAGGAAAAATACTGTAATCTCCTCCTTTCTCTTGGTATTTACTCTCACTAAGGGCTAAAAATATTCCTCATGTCTCACTCTCTCAGCATCTTTCttttccatacacacacacacacacacacacacacacacacacacacacacacacacacacacacacacacacacacacacacacgcacacacacctgtctgtcaCTTTCATGCCCTTGTGTATCATGTGTCCTATAAGCTCTTAAAATGCTTAGCAATCTTATGCCATGGGTCTAATATCACAGGCATCCTGCTTTTAAAATTCTTTTGATGTAAACGAATCTAATGTAATATGATGCAATGTAAATAATAACTCACCCTCCAAGAACCTCCTCTTTATTGATAGTGTAGTAACTTGTAATCTGGTGGGTTTTGGTTGTCACTAGACAGTGTTCAAATGGTGCAGGTGGAGGAGGGGAAGAATCTGTGGGAAAGATTAGGAAATGTAACTACAAAAGGGgaaatataattacagttattCTCAGAATTTACTACTGTTTCCTTACCAATGACATATTCGTCAATTACTGGCTCTGCATCTTTCCTCTCCTCTTCTGTCCCCTCCTCTGGTCTCTCTGGTCCCGCCTCTGCAGCTACAAGTCctgcctcctcttcctccttcaaTTCCTTATCCTCTTCCACTCGGCTTTTTTTAAGTTCATCTGTCAGAGTCTCATCAGTAACATGCCTCTTAGTGCTGAAAGTTATTTCCAGATTCTCCTCACAGCtacatgaatattaaatataaaataggcattagatgagcatattagaatgatttatgaaggatcatgtgacactgaagactggagtaatgatgctgaaaattcagctttgccatcacaggaatacatgacattttatatatattcaaatagaaatataaaacacaatattactgttttaatttatttttgttaatgaaatgcagcctttgtgagaataagagatttatttcaaaaacattacagttacagtccccaaactttttttagtgtgtttacaATGAATCAgtgtaattttacttattttaaccaAACTCGTACCTGAAagtcattttctaaacaaaatatccAGACATACCTTTCTGTTGTGACTGTAATGCCTTCATCTGTCTGGTCAGATGAGTTCAGAGCAGCTAGTTGTTTTTCTTCAGGTAACCATAAAGCCTCCTCTTTCTTTAACCTATCCTCTTCCTCATTTTTATCCTCCTCTTTTATCTGAAATAATTCAGCAACAATTTCTTGCCCTCTTGCCTCTTCTTCTACTGTAGCCTGTTGTTTGTCATCCTTTCTTTCCCTATATTTGTCTACTTCCTGCTCCTCTTCAATAAGATCCAGATGCACAGCTGTGCTGACGGCAGTCTCTGCTGTGCATTGAGAAAGCTGACTGTTCTGTTGGTTGAGCTTCTGCACTTCTTCAAAACCAGCCTGGACTAAGTCTTGAAAAGGAGAGGAAAATAAGAAAAcagtagataaaaaataaaagtaaaaaaaataatgacattaaatctTTAACATTTCTTCTTTGTTTTATGTCAAACCTTTCGTTGTTTTAAGTCtgaaaaaatgctaaaactttCAGTTTATTTACAGATTCCAATTAGATTTtcaatgtaatatgtttttttttttctcacctgaTGCATCCAatggtttctttttcttctgggTTTTCAACCCCTTTTGGTACACTTTAGATTTTTCCTTCCCATCCTTTTCTCTAAACTAGAGagtgaaaaagaaacaacagtaTAGAGAAAGAACGAAGAGAAgagtaatttgtaaaaaaaaaaaaaaaaaaaaatatgatcaaaattgTTTGGATAAAGGTATAAGCAAAGGGTCTCAAGTGAAGTgtcataaatattgtgaaaaaccTATTGTGCATGGTATTTTGAACCTCATTgtttcattgataataatagagTCTAGCCATTGTAAATAACatggttttcatttattaatacccctttaaataaaaacacctgCTTTCAATGTAGTCAGTGGCACATACATTCATTCAAATGAGTTTCGAACAGGAAATGAATCTGATATTTCTGATCACAGACAATCATCTGCTATGAGCTGAATGCACAGTCGTGTCCTTGAGCTGGTACTGAGAATCACTCATCATATCATcagttaaatttgttttatgaatgGCTCAAGCCAATGACAAGGACAATGAACCTGGCAACCCATGGTCTAGAAAATCCACAGGTGGAAATGCAGCACagcttgacaaaaaataaaataaataataataataataataatttggaaattaaacaaagaaaaaggaatatttaatgaatatatatgcaTCCaattttttgttcaatatttttttcacattaaagatGACACAAACCTCACACAACACAAAAAGCAAACGTGAACAATTCATGggtaaaataaacagacaaagaaaaaagaaagtacaTAAGTCCACGTCTGTGCAACAATAAACTTTTTAATCCATTCACATAGTCGACTGCTTCACAAACTTTACTTACTAATGCTAATTTTGCACATAAGTGTTTATATactgaaaaattgtttttttgtaaatttgtttgGCTCATTCATCCACTGTAGTTTGTAAGTGTTTTCATCTGTACTTCAGGAAGTGTCTCCAAATGAGTAATTTTTAACACTAAATTGgtgcataaaacatttaaactcacCCTGCTGCTGGATTTTGAGTGTGAGTTTTTCAAGAGACTGGCCAATCTTGAGCGTTTCAACATTTCAGCAACGAAACTGACAACCTGCTGGACCAGTCGCTCCAAAGCATCAAGTCGCTGATCCTGTTGTTCCTCCTTCTCTCGAACAGTTTCTATAACAACACGCATATCACACAACATCTGCTCCACGCCTCGCCCACCTGTAGCTGTGCCTTGATCTTGACCGATGGTATCCAGTCGTCTCAGAGATGCTTCCTGCAGGGCGAGGAGTTTGTCCATCTTATCACTCAGATCATTGACTTGTACAAGAGCAGAAGATGAGAAGGATTTTGAGGAAGGCTTATCAGAAAGTGGTGAAGCTGGATGTCTGTTTGAGGAAGAACAAAGCTCTTCTTGCTGTGGCTCTTCCGCCGTTTGATCGCTTCTGAGCATGAAGTGGTTTGGGGTCATAAACCCGAGCAAGAGAGTTGACAAGATTAGAGCTCATGATGACActttaaaacaagttaaaacaattagaagtttagtttattttcttcacGTCCTCTTGAAAATGCTTCCCAACCTACAGTTCATATGTTTCCCTTCTCATTCTCTTGCTATCTCTCTGTCTGGTGTCTTCAGCTTCAAAACTGATGCTTTTTATAGGGGTCATCATGTGTCTTCCTATTGGCCAGTGTGCGAGGATCTTCTGGAGGAGGGGCTGCTGTGTGCGGTTAGAGTGTGAATCCAGAGTGGGTGCAAGAAAAAGAGCTCGAAGGACTCAAAGAGTGACATATCGACAGCACTGACAgatcttttaaatgtaaatgtgaactgtTAAACCATTAGATTTCTTCTGATCGACTGACAATCAACATCTCAGATAAAGGGACTGTGTTCATATGTTAGTGTACGTGACTATTGAAGAACTGGGACAGAACAGTTGTTGAGACACTGAAATGGCTCAGACTTCTGTTTTCAATGTGGTTCCACTGTCTCATTGTTCTACGAAGCTCTGTATGAGCatcaatttaaaatgcttttgaagttgtaaataaaacaaagactactggaatatgttttacaagagaAGACAATTTTGGTTTTTCTACttgaaatttcatgtttaataaattGAATGTGTTATTTGCTAAAAACATGTTGACAGAAATTCAAATGTTTGCTGCGATGTTTGTTGCCACCGTCAGGAGAAAAGCGTAATAATATCAAGAAATGTTAAAACTGTGATTTCCAATGATCTAagagaaattattacatttaaaaaagtctACAGTTTCTAGTGACTATTCATTCCAGTTATTGATTATTTGTTctagaataaataaacattaaacatttaatatttattctagATTTAAGTTATGTTCAGCTCAGAATATTTCACTGACAAAAAATTACTccttgtaaatgtaatatttatcaaATGTGTTTTAGCCTTTATTCAAAATGCATCAACAACTGGAAAAGTTGAAAAACTGGAAAAATCAATATACATatttggcaacactttacaacaaagttccatttgttaacagGCAATAACCACATTAGTTAATATACAagctaaaaatgaacaaatacagtaacactttagaatagggaacacatactCACTAGTAACTAAGAATTTCCcttaataaactcttaatttgctgcttaaggtagttgttaagtttaggtatggggcaggattaagggatcttaaatatggccatgcagaataagacattaatatatgGTAATaaactactaataaacagccaatatgctagtaatatgcatccTAATACGCAActattaatagtgagaactggtccttaaaataaaatgttaccaaaaacactcctaaagtattttttaatcttggttaatgttaatttcaacatttactaaaatattattaaaataaaacgttGTATCTGTTAGTATTATTTAATGGACatgagctaacatgaattaacaatgaacagtggtcattttattaattaatgttaacagattaataaatactgtaacaaatgtattgctcatactaatgagaaaatggaaaaaacaatggaaaaattaTGATTAAGGAGTAAGTAGAAATCATTTTCTGTGGCAATTGAAACTAACTTGAGCCACTGATGCTGTCaatagagcttaacttgtatttaaccaggaattttcttttaaaatcattcCACTGCCCCTCTAGCTCAAGTAACACATGTGAGACCTTTTCCACACACTAACCTTCCAGCAATGAACAGGCCTATAGTTGCTAACCTTTTCACAACACCTTCCTCTTCACCATATACAGGAATCTGATGTCCAATGCCCATTCTTTTAGCAACATTAACACCCAAAGGgaatatgaatttaataaagaATTAGTTAAATTCACAGAGAGATGAAGAGAATGACAATAAGCTAAGACaatcttcaaacacacacaaacaggtgcTACAGTATACTTTTACCACAGATAGATATAGTCCTGCTAAACGCACTTTTCACACGCTACACTGTAACCCAATAGCttgtaaatattaacaaaacagcTAAGCAGAGGGACCGATAACATAGCTCAGTATACAATAACCTTATTTTAGCCTGGATCGTTGTGTGTCACACTGTATGTGGTAGGCCACCCCATTAAGAGCGCACAGCTGATTTCTTGGAGGAGTAATAGTTtgttttctgattggctgatgtatTAATAGCTAGCCGCTGAACATTTAGTAATCTCGAGAGGATTGGTGGCGCCTTTGGTATGGGAACTTGATAATGTGAAGTGAGCTCCAGCGTTCTGACAACAAGAGCTTATAAAAAGGGACTAAGTGCTCACATTCCTTTGTGCGATGGAGAGtgtttgtgttcatacagtatatgcctgactgtgtgtatttgtgatttAATTGCTGATTACAAAACCATCTAGCCTCATATAGAGATggagtgaaatgtaatttatgaataCGTGACTATATTGGAATGTGTTTTGCTATAGAAATGCATTTTGATGCATAAAAACGCATGGGTTCAATCAGTGAAGGCAGAGGGACTGTCACTCACCCATGACTTTTATCCATTGGAAAGATTTTGCATAAATCTACATGatcaaaccagcatattagaatgatttctgaaggatcatgtgacactgaacactggagtaatgactgctgaaaatttataTTTGCCATGacaagaatacattacatttaaaaatggattcatgcagaaaatagttatttttttgaattgcaatatttcctctttttactgtacttttgcaAATATATTCAGACTTGCTGATGTTTCttttaaaagatatttcaaaATCGTAATTATTTGACAGTCAGTGTTTATAGAACTCATGTTTTCTTAATGAGGCtgataaacaaacagaaatctaATGAGATGGAATAGAAGGTTATGGCATAGTATGTGTTACATAATGGGGGAACATGATATGACGGCCCTGAAGAGATGATCACAGATGGGCAAAGAGCTAGGGATTATATGGCGTGTAGAATATGTGTAGAATGATAAACAGGACTCACACAGAGACATAATTCGTACTTTAGCAGCTGCAGACTGATTGTATAAACTGTCTGGCAGTCACAGCAGATGTCACATAACATCAGTGCTGCAACAAATGGTATTAAACATCaaagaaatacacaaacagatttttaaaacacattttatcaaTGGCTAccgaagtcaatggctaccataaACTGATTGGTTACCAACAATccttaacatatatatttatttttatttttattttttcagcagaagaaagaaactcatacaggtttgggacaactttAGGGtaagtaaatgctgacagaatttccatttttgggtgaactatccctttaaattgtgaCAGTTAATTTAATTTACCACAAGGTGACAGAGACTACATACATAAACTGTATACCAGAGATCTACTGTGTGGGAACTTGATAGAAACATCAAGTATGCATATGAAATATCAAttcatggttttaaaaaaatgtaacttaatacAGTGTTTTTCGGTATTAAGTATAACAGCCCTGTCCCCAGAACAACCAGTCTGAAGGGGATGACAGCCCATAAAGTCAGACTGTTGCTGAATACCTCTTTAACTACCTGAAGAGACTGAGTGTCAGTCACCTCTTTAATGCCTCAAAACTAATCCCcttataaatatgttatatgtGTCATGTTGGCACAAGCACATGGAAATGTGTGCACTTGCCAGAGAATGTTCAgttgggtgtgtgagagagaacaaatGTACAGGTGCACCAGCTACTGTACACCGATAATGCAATCCTTACTAGAAACTGTAAGCAGAGAACTTTAAAACCGGTGTGGGTGTGcatggtgagcgtgatttcaccaagtacaacatgttcctggatcaacatccttgttgatcctggaacaacattccaatcaaccaatcagaattgagatataacttttcagggaatatctgttttaggcttacgatcagggttaggtgcttctacactattgttaatcagctatcatttcacactgattttaggaataaattatgggtagggttaggtttaggggtagggattgggttaagtctgtatttttggacaataatgttgatccaggatcatcaaaagatgttgatccaagAAGGTCTTACTAGGTAAAACCATGGCAACGGGGTGTGCATATATGTGCACATGTATGTATCCACAAGAGTGTGTTGCTGCATCTCAATGTCAATGTATGCATATATAGAAAGAGCATGCGCAGGAGGCTATTTCAGGGTGGAACGTAACAAAATGCCCTCCATCCCCTGACGGATTCCATCCTCTCTATACCCTCTCTATCCTCCCTCCCTTTCCCTTCAAACTTGCCATCCCAGGAAGGTCACTGAGCAGATCCCCTCCCCCTGTCCTCTCAGTGTATGTGAGTGAGAGGGTGGTCGGCACTGGCTGAGTGTGCGCACATGTTGACGTGAGGGAGTCCCAGGGAAACACTGATGAACTCACTTCAGGTGACGACACCAGCTGGCccataaaataagattaaatattgagaatgcattgcatttttcGTCCAGTAAAATATCTAACAATCCTTACAGATCCTAAGATttacaagtaaatatttttaaatgcaaaattgttgAAATGTTAAGATGTTGTTAGTGAGCATATTAAAGTTTTATGCAATAACATGATAAAGGTGCAAAAAAACTTCATTCAAAGACAGtgcacaaatgtaattttacaaaggGTTCCTTGGAATTGTTTTACATCAACACAGTGATAATCTTCATTTTTTCtgtctcattttttttctgtctctatagtaatattgtgataaatcTTAAAAGATGTCTACAATGTCAAATGAATGCAGTTCAT
It encodes the following:
- the LOC109060264 gene encoding myosin light chain kinase family member 4-like isoform X2, with amino-acid sequence MENFLQDKDLWIVGSVCLVASILWRRFWNLFTYKRKRDSSPESASIDIQFREKDGKEKSKVYQKGLKTQKKKKPLDASDLVQAGFEEVQKLNQQNSQLSQCTAETAVSTAVHLDLIEEEQEVDKYRERKDDKQQATVEEEARGQEIVAELFQIKEEDKNEEEDRLKKEEALWLPEEKQLAALNSSDQTDEGITVTTESCEENLEITFSTKRHVTDETLTDELKKSRVEEDKELKEEEEAGLVAAEAGPERPEEGTEEERKDAEPVIDEYVIDSSPPPPAPFEHCLVTTKTHQITSYYTINKEEVLGGGRFGMVHKCVEKSSGLVLAAKIIKARSQKEKEVVKCEIEVMNQLDHANLIQLYAAFESRHEIILVMEYVDGGELFDRIIDENYKLTELDTVLFIRQISEGLQYMHKMYILHLDLKPENILCVSRQTNKVKIIDFGLARRYKPREKLRVNFGTPEFLAPEVINYEFVSFPTDMWSLGVITYMLLSGLSPFLGEDDNETLNNILACQWSFEEAEFADISEEAKDFISRLLVKSKSWRMSASQSLKHPWLSDRALHYRLHHKKNKCHSSHAPPPEG
- the LOC109060264 gene encoding myosin light chain kinase 3-like isoform X1, translated to MTPNHFMLRSDQTAEEPQQEELCSSSNRHPASPLSDKPSSKSFSSSALVQVNDLSDKMDKLLALQEASLRRLDTIGQDQGTATGGRGVEQMLCDMRVVIETVREKEEQQDQRLDALERLVQQVVSFVAEMLKRSRLASLLKNSHSKSSSRFREKDGKEKSKVYQKGLKTQKKKKPLDASDLVQAGFEEVQKLNQQNSQLSQCTAETAVSTAVHLDLIEEEQEVDKYRERKDDKQQATVEEEARGQEIVAELFQIKEEDKNEEEDRLKKEEALWLPEEKQLAALNSSDQTDEGITVTTESCEENLEITFSTKRHVTDETLTDELKKSRVEEDKELKEEEEAGLVAAEAGPERPEEGTEEERKDAEPVIDEYVIDSSPPPPAPFEHCLVTTKTHQITSYYTINKEEVLGGGRFGMVHKCVEKSSGLVLAAKIIKARSQKEKEVVKCEIEVMNQLDHANLIQLYAAFESRHEIILVMEYVDGGELFDRIIDENYKLTELDTVLFIRQISEGLQYMHKMYILHLDLKPENILCVSRQTNKVKIIDFGLARRYKPREKLRVNFGTPEFLAPEVINYEFVSFPTDMWSLGVITYMLLSGLSPFLGEDDNETLNNILACQWSFEEAEFADISEEAKDFISRLLVKSKSWRMSASQSLKHPWLSDRALHYRLHHKKNKCHSSHAPPPEG